Proteins encoded within one genomic window of Pieris rapae chromosome 1, ilPieRapa1.1, whole genome shotgun sequence:
- the LOC110994785 gene encoding KRAB-A domain-containing protein 2, with translation MADTTQKRKEMKDRFNARIRDLASTKGQNTQILSKKAYQETIEKVKWTKKKTSNKKPEDYQRLKRYDVLTIGNIEKLIVPVKQTDLIKFYVHTEEVFQIIDETHISMSHAGRNKMSTELHSRFKNITREMINIYIELCETCQKKPSSVLKTKHANSDDCTTRCQVEIVGMEPDNGYTYILIYQDLTTKFIQLRPLKTQSVIEIANVLLDIFTIFGAPCILQNSVSRELADDIVKQLYITWPQLKMVHGPETEAYELVSDVTKRLKIWLGGNTKKWTEGLRFVQLLKNSDDSSDKSAFEAMFGIKARIGLKPRLPEYMLPNINTEEDLETFLTAGEVPVSVPESHGDMKFEDNRINLVLPGPSHDQLGFDNMDIKIEDTVMKMDHDALDELS, from the coding sequence ATGGCGGACACTACACAAAAGCGTAAAGAGATGAAAGATCGCTTCAATGCACGGATACGTGACCTAGCATCTACGAAAGGTCAAAATACTCAGATATTGTCGAAAAAAGCGTATCAGGAAACTATAGAAAAAGTAAAATGGACAAAAAAGAAAACGTCCAATAAAAAACCTGAAGACTATCAACGGTTGAAGAGGTATGATGTTCTTACTATTGGtaacattgaaaaattaattgtgcCGGTGAAACAAACAgacttgattaaattttatgttcataCTGAAGaagtttttcaaattatagaCGAAACACACATTTCAATGAGCCACGCAGgtagaaataaaatgtcaacGGAACTGCATTCgcgttttaaaaacataacgcGTGAAatgataaacatttatatagaaCTTTGCGAAACTTGTCAGAAAAAGCCAAGTTCTGTATTAAAAACGAAACATGCAAATAGCGATGATTGCACGACAAGATGTCAGGTAGAAATCGTTGGGATGGAACCAGATAATGGGTACACGTATATTCTCATTTATCAAGATCTAACAACCAAATTCATTCAACTGCGCCCACTGAAAACTCAAAGCGTTATAGAAATTGCCAATGTTTTATTGGATATTTTTACCATATTTGGCGCACCGTGCATTCTGCAGAACAGTGTAAGCAGGGAGTTAGCTGATGATATAGTTAAACAACTGTATATCACGTGGccacaattaaaaatggttcacGGTCCAGAAACTGAGGCTTATGAGCTGGTATCTGATGTGACAAAAAGGTTGAAAATCTGGTTAGGTGGAAATACAAAGAAATGGACGGAGGGGCTGCGATTTGTCCAATTACTAAAGAACTCAGATGACAGTTCAGACAAATCTGCTTTCGAAGCAATGTTTGGGATAAAAGCACGTATTGGTTTAAAGCCGCGATTGCCTGAATATATGCTTCCCAATATTAATACAGAAGAAGATTTGGAGACATTTTTGACAGCAGGTGAAGTGCCTGTTTCTGTACCGGAATCTCATGGTGATATGAAATTTGAAGATAACAGAATCAATCTAGTGTTACCTGGCCCGAGTCATGATCAGCTGGGTTTTGATAATATGGACATAAAGATTGAAGATACCGTGATGAAGATGGACCACGACGCGTTGGATGAGCtgtcataa